The sequence CAAGGTGCGTCCGCTGGCCGGCGGCCCGGTGAAGACGGTGTACGGCTCCGGCACGGACATCACGTCGGTGGCCATCGACGGCGACTACGTGGTGTTCACCGAGGCCGACCCGTACGGCAACCAGCACGTCGGCTACCAGAACATCAAGACCGGCGTCGGCACGTGGGTGGACGGCGGACGGTACCAACTCGGCACGGCGCTGCCCTCGGTGCACGACGGGGTGATCGCCTACGCCAAGTCGTGGCCCGAGTCCGACGGCTACAAACTGGGCGTGGAGACCACGGACCTGAACACCGGCAAGGTCACCTTGATGCCCATCGACAAGGACAGGACCGTCGCGATCGGCCAGACCGCCGTCACCTCCGACAGCGTCTACTGGATGGCCGACACCGACCCCACCGACGGCGGCAGGGTCTCGCTGGACCGGGCGAACCTCGACGGCTCCGACCCCGTGACCCTCAGCCCGGAGACCCGGGGAACGCCCCTGTACGGCTACTCCCTCACCGCCTCCGACGACGCGGTCACGGTCCTCAGCGTGCCACCGGCCACCACGTGGGACAACGACACGCTGCCGAAGCTCTACCAGATGGCCCCGGATGGAGCGGGCGGCCTGCAGCGGGTCTCCTGCGACCGCGGCGACCAGGTCTTCCCCGCCGCCGACACCGGAACGCGGGTGCTGTGGCTGGACGGCACGACCGGGTGGACCAACCTGGTCAAGCGGGACCGCCCCGCCGGGAAGTGCACCTGAGCCGCCGCGGCCTGAACCGCTCTGTCCGGCGCGCCGCGTGACGCCGGGTCCCCGGAGGCTCCCCGAGCCTCCGGGGCCCCGGCCAGGAGCGCCCGGCGCACGCGGGGCATCCCGAACTCCCCGCAGTGATGCGGGTGTTCGCCACGATCCCGGCCATCAGCACCGACGAGGCGATGGTGGCGGTGGACCTGCCGGTACTGGTCGTGGTCGGACGGCACGACGTGATCTGCGGGGTGCGCCGACCGCCGGACAGCCCTGACGTTCGCCATCGTGGTGTACCTTGACCCGGCCGAGTGCGCCTGCCGGGCCGGGCAGAGCATCCAAGCGCTCTTCAGGTACTGCGCCAAATTCCCGGCAGGGACCCAGGACCACGCCAACGGGCTGATCGAGGAGTCCATGCGCCAGTGGGACCGCCGTACCGCGGGTATCGGTGAGGGAGCGGGAATCCGGTCCGGTAATGCCCCGGAACAACTGGGCCGGAGCGGGACACCAGTGGACGGAATCGGGAGGATTCAGGGTGTCCGTTCTCCTCGCCGCTGACGGCCGCGAAGATGCGCCCGACCCGACATCAGGCCAGGTCAGGTCAGGCACCACGGCGTTGCCGGCATTCGCGCCTGATGGTGGTGGCGGCTGCCTGTGAAGTCAGGGCGGGGAGCGGTCCGGTAGAAGGGCTGCGGCGAGCCGGGGGACAGCAGCAATGACGGACGAGCCGTGGGTGGGGCCGGCGGACGCGGTGCGCGGGATACGCGCGGAACCCGTCCTCAGAGGATAGGGCCTTCATCGCGTTCATCCGGCTCTTGCCGGAGATGAACCTTGTCCATCCGGGATGTCGTGCGGCGGGGCGCCGAACCCGGATCTCGCCGACGCCGATGATCGCGGTCTGAGCGGTGGGGGACGAGTTGGGCGATCACGTCGGCCAGAGTCTGAAGCCGCAGCGCCACGGGTAACCATGCACGAGCTCATGAGCATTCCTCGCCGTCGCCGGGGATGTTTTGATGTTCGAATTCCGGGTGGTCCGTCTGCGGCGTGGGATACGAGACTGCGGGCCGAAAGCCCGCACTGTCGGATGGCCCTGGTCGTGGTGCGCCACAGGCCTCCGGGGACACCAGAGGCATGTGGTGACGCCCGGTTCCAGCCGGGTCGGCGCAGGAAGCGCCGGCGCTGTGGCTGGAACCGGGCATCAGATGTGACTCAGGCTGGGTTCAGCGGGTCTGGAGCGCGGTGTCGTCCACGACGAAGGAGGTCGTACCGCCGTTGGTGTCGGTCTCGGTGCCGGTGAACCGCACGGTGAGGGTCTGCCCCGCGTACGCCGTCACGTCGTGGGAGTGCTGCGTGTAGCCGGTGTTGTGGCTGAGGTTGGAGTACGTCGCCAGCGTCGTCAGGACGGTGCCGGCCTGGTCGAGCAACTGCACCTTGAAGGTGTCGGGGGTGGCTGTCGTGGTGTTCTCCGTGGTGTCGACGTGCAGCCAGTACGAGAGGGTGGCGGCGCAGGCAGCCGGGATGGTCACCGTCTGTGCGACGGTGTCGGTGTCGGCCTTGCCGTCGCCGTTCGTCCAGGCGTCCCAGCCGCCGGAGTGGGCGGGCTCGTCAGCGGTGTCGTTGTTGATAGGCGCGAAGCCAAGCGTCGAGCTCTGGGTCCACGGCGCGACGGTGGCGCCGCCCTCGAAGCCGGCGTTGCCCAGCAGTTGCGCGGCCGTGCAACCGCCGCCGGTGGAGCCGATGGTCAGGGTGTAAGCGGCGGTGTGGCTGCCGGACGCGGCTGCGCCCAGCACGGAGAGGGGATACGTGCCCGCTGTGGTTCCGGTGCCGACGGTGACCGTCATGGTCGCGCTGCCGCCGGCGGTCACCGAGGCCGGGTTGAAGGAGACCGTGACGCCGGCGGGCGCACCGGTGGCGCTGAGCGTGACCGTCTGCGCGGAGCCGGAGGTGACTGCCGTGGTGACGGTGGCGGTCGTCGAGCCGCCAGTAGCAGCGGTTCCTGAGGCGGGGCTGACGGCGACGGAGAAGTCGTTCGCCGGAGCGGTCGTCGTGGCGGGGTTCCAGTAGTCGCCGGCCATGACGATGTAGACGAGGGTCTTGATGGTCTCGCCGAAGTAACCGTCACCGAAGGGGTTGGTGGCGAGCTGGTTCCAGATCGTGTCGGTCCACGCCTGGTCTCCGGCGGCCATGGCGGCCGGGCCCACCGAGTCGCCGGCCTCTTCGGCCTGGTCGGAGGTGGAGTAGGCGGTGCAGTTCAGGTTCAGGTGCGGGTAGACCTTCTTCGGGTCGCTCCCGGAGACGGACTTGGCGCAGGCCGACCACTTCTTGGCATCGTTGTAGGCCGTGGCGGCCGTGGTGGTGCCGTTGAGCAGGGCGTCGGTCCCCATGTGCCAGGGCACGCGGATGGAGTTGTAGCCGACGATGTTGTCCGGCTGACTCTCCTGGTAGTTCGCGGGGGCTGGCTTGGGGCTGGTGGTGTTCGCGTTCACCACGAAGTCCGACAGCAGTCCCTTGGTGGCGGAGTACGTACCGGTGAACTCGTTGATGATCGCCTCGGTGCGGGAGACGACCTTGTTCCAGTCGTGTGCGGTGTCGTACGCGGCGAAGGCCCGCAGGTGATCGAGCATCATGTCAGACGGCCGGGTGTCGGTGGACGGACCGTCGTCCTCGCACTTGAGGTGGCCGTCGGCAGCCACGTCGTGAGCGTAGATCCGGCCGAGCCACGCCTTGGCGTCGCTGGTGTAGCCTCCCCACTGCTTGTCGGCGAGGACCAGGCCGTAGCCGATGTCCAGATCGCCGTCGGTGGCAGAGTCCGGGGTGCCGCTGTCGGTGTATTTGCAGGTGGTGCCGTCCAGCTGCCACTGCATCAGGCCGTACTGGTCCTCGTGGTCCTTGACCAACTGCCACATGCCGTCGAACTCGACCTTGGCGTTCGCGTCGTAACCGGCCATGAGGGGCACGATGTTCATGCCGTAGCCCTGGCCCTCCGAGACCGGGCCGTTGTGGGGGGCGTCACCGTCGCCCTTGGTGGATACGTAGTACTCGTTGGAGGCGCAGCCCTGGACGAGATAGGCACTCTTCCAGGCGTCGTACTGCTTCTTGACGGCGGTGTCGCGGGTGGCCGCGGACGCCGACGGCATGACGCCGGTCCGGTAAGTCACGTGGGTCGGGAAGGGGTTGGCGGGGGTGGTCGCAGCGACGGCGGGGCCGCCGCCCGCTACCGTCGTGCCCAGGGCGAGGCAACCGGCCGAGGCCGTGGCCACCACAAGCTTTCGCAGAAAGTGAGCCATCAGTGCTCCCAAGGGGGCGAGGGGGGCGTGGGCGAGCTCGATTTCGTTAGGAAAGTTTCCTAACTACTTGAACTCGTGTCAATCCCTTGAGCACAGGCTTGAATCTGTGGGGATCTTGGTGTTCGCGGCGCACCAGCGTGACCAGCGGCGTCGGCCAGGTTTGTAGAGACCGATCGTGGACTCCATCAGCGCGTCGTCGTAGGCGTCACCGACGCATCTGATGGAGGCTGCGATGCCCTCGCGGTGCAAGTGTTCGGCGAGGGCGAAAGAGGGTCGCGACGACCAGTCGAATCCGCCTTGCGACCCTGCATCGCTGTGGTGTACCAGTTGGCCGGGCTGGTGGCGGTTGCCTTCTCGGTCGCGCTGCCACAGGCCCATCTCGACTGCGGCCAGGACGAGTTCGGTGTGTTTGGTGGTGGCCGCGGACCAGCCGACGATGCGGCGGGAGAAGGTGTCGACGACGAAGGCGACGTAGACCATGCCGGCTCAGGCCGCGACGTGGGTGAAGTCCGCGACCCAGGTCCGGTTCGGAGCTTTGGCGACGAGGTCGCGGTCGACCAGATCGGACCCGACGGCGATCAGCCCGTGCTGGACGGCCACCGAGCCGCAGCGAGGACCATGCCGCGGCGATCTCCCGCTGGTCGCGGACCACTTCCGCGAGTACGGGGCTGTCCAGATCGACGGGGAAGAGCCTGCCTTGGTCTTCGCCAGCGAGGGCGGCGGGCATCTGTTCGCACTGGCAGGCTCCGGGCGGATCTGGAGGTCGACAACCGCCTCGTGGTTCGATCGGTTCGACCTCGCCGCAGCCAGCGTCCTGGAGTTCCTCGAAGGGCTTTCTCGTCAGATCAGCAGCCCGATCTGACCGGATGCTCGCTCGCGACGGGTGCGTGAGGATGCGGATCTGACGGAGCCGGAACGAGGCCCGGCCATGGCCTACAGCTGGTACCAGTCGTCCCCGGCGGCGCGCAGGCTGCGGCCGAGGTA comes from Streptomyces sp. NBC_00448 and encodes:
- a CDS encoding glycosyl hydrolase family 8, whose protein sequence is MAHFLRKLVVATASAGCLALGTTVAGGGPAVAATTPANPFPTHVTYRTGVMPSASAATRDTAVKKQYDAWKSAYLVQGCASNEYYVSTKGDGDAPHNGPVSEGQGYGMNIVPLMAGYDANAKVEFDGMWQLVKDHEDQYGLMQWQLDGTTCKYTDSGTPDSATDGDLDIGYGLVLADKQWGGYTSDAKAWLGRIYAHDVAADGHLKCEDDGPSTDTRPSDMMLDHLRAFAAYDTAHDWNKVVSRTEAIINEFTGTYSATKGLLSDFVVNANTTSPKPAPANYQESQPDNIVGYNSIRVPWHMGTDALLNGTTTAATAYNDAKKWSACAKSVSGSDPKKVYPHLNLNCTAYSTSDQAEEAGDSVGPAAMAAGDQAWTDTIWNQLATNPFGDGYFGETIKTLVYIVMAGDYWNPATTTAPANDFSVAVSPASGTAATGGSTTATVTTAVTSGSAQTVTLSATGAPAGVTVSFNPASVTAGGSATMTVTVGTGTTAGTYPLSVLGAAASGSHTAAYTLTIGSTGGGCTAAQLLGNAGFEGGATVAPWTQSSTLGFAPINNDTADEPAHSGGWDAWTNGDGKADTDTVAQTVTIPAACAATLSYWLHVDTTENTTTATPDTFKVQLLDQAGTVLTTLATYSNLSHNTGYTQHSHDVTAYAGQTLTVRFTGTETDTNGGTTSFVVDDTALQTR
- a CDS encoding DDE-type integrase/transposase/recombinase → MVYVAFVVDTFSRRIVGWSAATTKHTELVLAAVEMGLWQRDREGNRHQPGQLVHHSDAGSQGGFDWSSRPSFALAEHLHREGIAASIRCVGDAYDDALMESTIGLYKPGRRRWSRWCAANTKIPTDSSLCSRD